The Acidobacteriota bacterium genome includes a window with the following:
- a CDS encoding ROK family protein, with protein MMRFAIGVDLGGTSLRVAAVDESGRVLERLSSPVKTLAGRDRVIEQLCESAQVLIAKHGASGNPEATLAGIGAGVPGIIHRETGQLRRSPNLPGWENFPVRDELERRLGARVHLDNDANLAALGEKWLGAGRDVDSMCLITLGTGVGGGLILDGKIWHGFLGMAGEVGHVMVSESGSQCGCVSTGCLETKASATAIVRKARAAIQSSSDSLLSKAVVSGEPLTAALVFRCAQEGDDVARRIYASVGKYLGIALAGLVNTLNLPLYVLGGGVAEAWDAYAPAMFKQLQRSSYIYAEGGTRVVQSQLRGEAGLFGAAHLALVAAQTS; from the coding sequence TTGATGCGATTTGCTATTGGAGTGGATCTAGGCGGGACGAGTCTGCGCGTCGCGGCAGTGGATGAATCGGGCCGTGTGCTGGAGCGCCTTTCATCCCCCGTCAAGACGCTGGCGGGACGCGACCGAGTGATCGAACAATTATGCGAGTCGGCGCAGGTGTTGATTGCCAAACACGGGGCATCTGGCAATCCGGAGGCCACGCTGGCGGGCATCGGCGCGGGCGTGCCGGGCATCATTCATCGCGAAACGGGGCAGCTCCGGCGGTCGCCCAATTTGCCGGGCTGGGAAAACTTTCCCGTACGCGACGAATTGGAGCGGCGGCTGGGCGCACGCGTTCATTTGGATAACGACGCGAACCTCGCCGCGCTCGGAGAGAAATGGCTGGGTGCCGGTCGTGATGTTGATAGCATGTGCCTGATCACGCTGGGCACCGGCGTCGGCGGCGGGCTGATCCTCGACGGGAAAATCTGGCATGGGTTCCTCGGCATGGCCGGTGAGGTGGGCCACGTCATGGTCAGTGAGAGTGGTTCTCAGTGCGGCTGCGTCAGCACTGGGTGCCTGGAGACCAAGGCCTCCGCAACCGCGATTGTTCGCAAGGCGCGCGCGGCTATTCAGTCCTCGTCCGACTCGTTGCTGTCCAAGGCGGTTGTCTCGGGCGAGCCGCTGACAGCCGCGCTGGTTTTCCGCTGCGCGCAGGAAGGCGACGACGTTGCGCGACGAATCTACGCATCCGTGGGGAAATACCTCGGCATTGCACTCGCGGGTCTGGTGAATACTCTGAACTTGCCGCTTTATGTGCTTGGCGGCGGCGTGGCCGAAGCGTGGGACGCCTACGCGCCAGCTATGTTCAAGCAGTTGCAGCGAAGCTCCTACATCTACGCCGAAGGCGGCACACGCGTGGTGCAATCCCAGTTGCGCGGTGAAGCAGGGTTGTTCGGCGCGGCGCATCTGGCGCTGGTGGCTGCTCAAACTTCTTAG